The bacterium genome has a window encoding:
- a CDS encoding YciI family protein, with amino-acid sequence MIGRDSSRGLELRKQHREAHLANLQPLADSGGVSYAGPLIDAQSQPCGSVIVFEAEDLSAAQAFAATDPYVVQGVFASHEVIETRKVHPQDD; translated from the coding sequence ATGATTGGTCGAGACAGTTCCCGGGGCCTCGAGTTGCGCAAGCAACACCGCGAGGCGCACCTTGCAAACCTGCAACCTCTGGCCGATAGCGGGGGCGTTTCCTACGCAGGGCCGCTGATCGACGCCCAGAGCCAGCCTTGCGGAAGTGTGATCGTGTTCGAAGCTGAAGATCTCAGCGCCGCACAGGCTTTTGCCGCCACGGACCCGTATGTGGTGCAGGGAGTGTTCGCGAGTCACGAGGTGATCGAGACTCGCAAGGTCCATCCGCAGGACGACTGA